In Roseiconus lacunae, the DNA window GCCCCAATTCTTTGAATAGTTTTTCTTTTCGACGGACCAGTTGTTCCGGTCGAAGATTTAGCAATTTGATAACTTTGCGGAGTTCCGTTTTCGTCGGCGGATTGTCAAGGTAGCGAACCTCGTCAAATTCGATCTCGCGAGATTGTAGAAGTTGAAGCGCTTCGCGGGACTTGCTGCAGCGAGGGTTGTGGTAAATCTTGGTCATAGCGACAACGGTCGGGATGTATAATTACACCGATGAGGAACTTGTCAAAGCATTGACAGCCGAACGCGCTAGCATCGGCCCTGTTCCGGTTAGACCACGTGAAATGCTGAGGCCAGTGCGGTCGGCGTTTAAGTTGACGTCATTCGGGTTCGGTTTAAATGCCAAGATAGACGCGTGACCGGTTTATCGTCTAGACCTCGATGGGCTCGTGCGCGATCTCCCCAACAAGCTGGAGTAACTCTTGCGCCATTTCCTCGAGTTCGGATGCGGTTTTGACCGCGTTACCGGAGCCGCTGGTGGTGTTCCTGGCCGCCGAAGAAACTGCACTGATGCTTTGTGCGATGTTGCTGCTTCCCGATGCCACTTCGCCGATGCTTTTGGAGATTTCTCCCGTCATCGCCGACTGTTCTTCGACCGCGCCCGCGATCGCATTTTGGCTCTCCGCAATTTGTTCGATCACCGTGCTCGCCCGTCCAATGGCTTCGATCGCTTTCTGAGTGTCATTTTGGATTGCCTCAATTTTGGAGATGATCTCATCTGCCGCGCGTGTCGTATCGGCGGCTAAGTCTTTGACTTCGTTAGCGACGACGGCGAATCCTTTGCCTGCTTCACCGGCTCGGGCCGATTCGATGGTTGCGTTCAGCGCCAAGAGGTTGGTTTGTGATGCGATCGCACTGATTGTTTTGATCACCTCACCGATTTCCGAGCTGCTAGAGCCGAGTTGACTAATTCGTGAACTCGTTTCCCGCGTCACGTCGACGGCTTCAGATGCCGTACAAACTGCGTTGGAGGCGTTTTGCGAAATCTCTTTGATGCTCAGTTCAAACTGTTCCACAGCGGTCGCCAATGATCGGGTATTGACGCTGACCTCTTCTGCCGCTGAGCTTGCCATCATGGCCTGTTCCGATGTTCGTTCGGCATCCTTCAGGAGTTCCGATCGAACATATTGAGACATCCTTTGGAGACGCTCCGCAGACGCACGAAGTGGATTGACCGTGTCTCGCGAAATAACGGATCCAATCGCAATCATCACGCCTGAAAGTAGAACAATCGCGGCGACGGATAGATAAGCACGGCGACTAACCAAGGAAGCAACTTGCTGTTCAGCCAATGCGTTTTGATCGGTCGCCATCCCGACGACGCGGTCGATCGCCTGACGATGTTCTTCGTAAAGACTGCGTAGTTCGCCACGTTCAAGAGTGCGACAGGCCTCCGCATCACCTTGTAAACAAGCCGGCGCAAACTTCTCCTCAAAAACGCGAAAGAACTCGTCGGCTGGTGCATACGCGTTGACCGTTTTCAAGTGCTTCATCTCGCCTTCGGGCAATGCGTCAACCCAGTGCTGATGACGCCGATAAAACTCTGATTTCAAACGCTCACTTCGCGCTAGATCGCGTTTGATGTCTGATTGGGAAGCGCCGTCTTCGACTTCATTCGCCAGGTGTAACGTCATCAAATATGACTCGATGATGTAATTCGGCGGAGGCAAGATATCAGCGATCAGGTCTTTGCCCATGACAATGCGATCGTAGTAGGGCCCGTGAACTTTTGCGACCGACAACGTATTCCAGGACCATAGTCCGTAGAGAAGGAACGACATGCCTGAAACAATGATCAGTGCGGTTAACTTGGCACGCACGGTGAGCCCTTGGAGGTACATTCCGCCTATCCATCTTGTTGCTTGTGAAATCATGTAGACGCGTGAACCCGCGTTGCGAAATCGTGGCTTACAACTATGGGTCTACTCCCTCGTTTTTCGAGAGGTTTACCCTCAAAACGACCGTTTGCGATCAGCTTGAGGGAGGCGATCCGCCTAGCAATCAGGGGGGCGCTACCCTCGTTTTCCTCGTGCTCCGTCTCGATCGAAGGTTTGGATTTGGCTCATCATCCGGTGGGCATTTTCCTCAGTTACTGGACCGAACCGCGACTAACGACTGCGTCGGGGAACCCGATGTCAGCGATTTCGACTGGTGCGATCGCCTAGCCACCCGATGACTGTCGCCGGTCGTTGACACCCGTGGTGACAAGCGATGTCGTCCGCGAAGATTCTTCGCATCACGGATCAAGAACTGAGCAATTCCGATGAAATTGGATTCCTTCATGACCGATCGTAAGTAGAGTCGCGGTCCGATTTACCAGGAGGCGTCGAGTCGCGTTGGTATCGGCGATGATTCAACGGGGACTGGCAAAAGTGCTCACATCAAGTTGAGGTCGAATCAGACACGCGTTTAGCGGGGGAGCACGCGACAGGGGCAGTCGCGGAGCGTCCCCCCGCTAAACGCTTCATCGTTGCGAT includes these proteins:
- a CDS encoding methyl-accepting chemotaxis protein, giving the protein MYLQGLTVRAKLTALIIVSGMSFLLYGLWSWNTLSVAKVHGPYYDRIVMGKDLIADILPPPNYIIESYLMTLHLANEVEDGASQSDIKRDLARSERLKSEFYRRHQHWVDALPEGEMKHLKTVNAYAPADEFFRVFEEKFAPACLQGDAEACRTLERGELRSLYEEHRQAIDRVVGMATDQNALAEQQVASLVSRRAYLSVAAIVLLSGVMIAIGSVISRDTVNPLRASAERLQRMSQYVRSELLKDAERTSEQAMMASSAAEEVSVNTRSLATAVEQFELSIKEISQNASNAVCTASEAVDVTRETSSRISQLGSSSSEIGEVIKTISAIASQTNLLALNATIESARAGEAGKGFAVVANEVKDLAADTTRAADEIISKIEAIQNDTQKAIEAIGRASTVIEQIAESQNAIAGAVEEQSAMTGEISKSIGEVASGSSNIAQSISAVSSAARNTTSGSGNAVKTASELEEMAQELLQLVGEIAHEPIEV
- the arsC gene encoding arsenate reductase (glutaredoxin) (This arsenate reductase requires both glutathione and glutaredoxin to convert arsenate to arsenite, after which the efflux transporter formed by ArsA and ArsB can extrude the arsenite from the cell, providing resistance.), which encodes MTKIYHNPRCSKSREALQLLQSREIEFDEVRYLDNPPTKTELRKVIKLLNLRPEQLVRRKEKLFKELGLDSEALSDSQWIDVMVEHPKLIERPIVVHGDRAAIGRPIGNIVDLLDA